The region TCTACGCACCCTTGATGCTCCTCATGCGCCATATGAGGATCTAGCATCTCCGCAACTAGGCCAGGGAACATGGATTCAGAGAAAATGGGAAGGGTGAGCCCATCGATGAACATATCATCGGTTGGTCGTTTTCCGGTAAGCAACTCTAGCAGAAGCACTCCAAAACTATACACGTCAGCTCCTACAGAGATCTTGCAGCCCAGCCCGTACTCTGCAAATGCACTCAAATACTCAATAAACCATGCATACATACATGAAGGGAAAAAATGCGCTGTACACGTGAAACAGTATATATATCTACAAGATAAACTATTTAATTGGAGATTTGGAAAAGTAAACTCACCAGGTGCTATGTACCCAATAGTCCCTCCGACATCAACCAGGCTTTTACGAATAACCTGGCCTGGTAATAGAAACTTTGCTGAGCCAAAGTCACTGAGCCGTGCCGTCATGTTATCGTCCAAAAGGACATTGTGTGGCTTCAAATCACAGTGGATCAAAGGAGGCGTCAGTTGGTTGTGAACATAATCCAGAGCAGAAGCGACAtctgttgctatgcatatcctctgGCCAAAGCTTAGCACTCTGTCTGGGATTACATTGTGCTGCTCAGAGTGCAACCATCTGTCAAGGCTGCCATTAACCATGAACTTGAAGACCAGTGCTTTGAACTCATGGTTTTTTGAATCAAGTGTCGAGCATAGGGTCATAGGCCGCATTATATTCCGGTGGCGGGTGCTTCGTAGCACCTCACACTCGGTAAAGTAACTACCATATCCACCAGGCTCATTCAGGTTGAATACTTTGATAGCAACTAGGCTCCTGTCAGACTTGAACCTACCGACATAAACTGATCCGGTACAGGTTGAGCTGATAGTATGGACCGAACAAAACCAGTTGGTAGCTTTCAGAATGTCACCATATGATATCTTCTTCAGAGTCTCCTTGTGGTTAGAACATGCAACCACTTCTCTTATCTTCTGGTTGGCAACTGCTTCTCTTTTCTTCCGGTTGGCAACTAAACATAACACACCGGGAATCTTATTACACCTTGGAAATGTAAGTTGCGCCCTTCTTTTCCAAACAGTGACAACCAAACATAACAGTAACACACCAGCAATTAGCGGTGTAATTATCATTACTATTCTTAGCAAAGGCACATGGTTCTTTGTCTGGGTGTCATCACAAATTCGAAGCCCTAGCATGGAGACTCTTGCACACAACATCTTATTGCCATCCAAAACTACCATACTCGAGTTCCTAAAGCATCCACCAGAGGGAATTTGCCCTTCAAAGTTGTTGTATGATAGATCCAGCTTGTCCAACAAAGTGAAGTCGCCAAAGAAGTATGGCACTGAACCAGATAAATTATTTCGAGCTAGATTAATCTGCTGGATGGACCGCAACTTCCTGAAACTTTGAGGAATTTGCCCTTCAAGCATGTTTTTCTCCATGCGCAAGAACAATAAAGTAAGACAGCTTCCAAGAGCTTCAGGAATCGTTCCAAACAACATATTGTTGGAAACATTCAAAAGAGCAAGATTTGCCAAATTACCAACTTCTGATGGTATTTCTCCTATGAGCTTGTTGTACGAAAAGTCCACACCCAAGGAAAGTGGAGGGCGATCAAAAAGTTTGACTGGTATTGACCCATCAAGGCTGTTAGTAGACAAGTTTAGTTCAAGAAGTCCCTTGCACTGACCTAAACTATCAGGTATGTTTCCACTCAAGTTGTTATCATCAAGATAAAGCTTGCCCAGTTGAGTAATGTCACCGACTGAGGGAGGGATCTGACCTGATAATTTGTTCTTTGATAGATTTAGGACATATAGGTTTTGCAGCTTTCCAATGGTAGAAGGTATGCTTCCAGAAAGAAAATTACTTTCCATCCTAAGAGATGTGAGATTAACAAGATTGCTAATTTCAACAGGTATGGAGCCTGAAATTTGGTTTGACCCAAGCGACAAATCTTGCAGCCTCGTGGAAAGATTAACAACTGCTGCAGGTAAGCTGCCATTCAAACCATTCCCTTCCAAGGACAACTTTGTAAGCTGGGTGCAATTTGCTAGAGATGTAAGAAATGACCAGTCATGTGCTTCTAGCAAGTTGCTCCCCAAAACTAACTGACTCAAGTTTGCCAAAGAACCAAGAGATGGGACACGGCCATTTAGCGAGTTGTCTGAAAGATCAAGCATTTGAAGATTTGACATGTTGGCTAGTGAAGTAGGGATCAAGCCCTCCAGCCTGTTGCTTCCCATAATTAGGGACCGGAGGGTTGGTAGTGAGTGACCAATGTAAGATGGTAACTGTCCAACAAGGCCATTGCTGCCAACACTAAAGTTTTTGAGTGATGACATGTTATACAGGGAAACCGGGACATTACCTGATAAACTGTTGAAACTTAGGTCAAGCTCAAGCAGTTTTGTAGTGTGACCTATAGTTTCTGGAATTAATCCTGATAGCTTATTTTGGCCGAGCAATATAGAAGTGAGGGAAGAAACATTTCCTATTGAAAGAGGTATGTTTCCAGAGAGGAAGTTCTCTGTCAGGCAAAGAAATTTGAGTGCTGTGACCTTATGGAAACGTGGGATGAGACCAGTAAAAGAATTCTTCTGGAGATCAACCTTAGTAAGCTTAGATAAGTTATCAAACAAAGTAGAAGGGATCTCTCCAGAGAGGTTATTACGTGACAATATAAGTGTGTTGAGTGAGGAGCAATTGGTCAATGAGAGAGGGATGCCGCCTGTTAGAGTGTTGTTTCCAAGATTGACATAGCTAAGTGAATTGCTAGCGCCTAAGGAAATGGGGATGTTACCTTGAAGATAGCTGCCGGCAAGATTCAGTGTATGGAGGTTTGGAAGCATACCCAAGTCTTCAGGGATAGTTCCCGAAAGATTATTATAGGCAAGGTTCATCCTGGATAGAAATGTCAAGTTGCCCAGGCATCCAGATAACTTCCCACTGAGACGAGCATAGTTGAAGTTAAGAGAGACCACCCGGGGTGGAAACTTTGTGCCGCAAGTGACCCCTTTCCAGCCGCAAAAGTTAAGTGAGTTGTTGCTCCATGAGTCTAGGATACCAAGGGGATAAGAGCtgatgccggacttgaagcagaggAGGGCCTGGCGATCAATCTCCGACTTGTTTGCTTGTGCTGCTTCGAGTATTGTAGTCCTGACGGAGAAAAGGATGAGTAAAATATAGAGTAGAGTAAACATTGAGGGCATGATTCCAGTTTACAGGATGTGGAAGAACCAAGGAGTTGGAGTGGTTTAGACTGGAGCTTGGGTGATCTACCTTTGTGCGTGAAGGCCATTTAAAGATTTTTTTCTGCTGGAAGGAATGGGCCTGGAGTTAAGCTCGACTAAGTTGACTTGACTTGATACAGGTCATCTCACCCTGAACGTGATGCAAGGGTAAAGAaaagtagaagaataaaacaaagaCTTGAGAAAGAAAACGTGTGCAGGCTGAGTAATGTGCTGTCACTAGTAGAATTGCAGTGAGCAAAATATAAATTCCAAGAGCAAAAGTGACAATTATTTTGACAGCGACACAAAGATGCTGTAAGACTAGTCCTGGCTCATGCTCATACCGTGATTGTAACCTGCGGACACGAAGACAAACCAATCCACTGACGTCCACTGAAGTTTTGAGATTTGATAGCGTCgacccaagaccacaaagagcaaactgATTCTGCATTGCAATTTCGTGTTCTTTTTAATCAAAAGAGGGGGTTCTCTCCGATTTCATTAACGAAATCACCAAACGAAGCATCCAGCATGTCCCCAGCGTCACCCTACCCAACCTACAACTGCTAAGCAGGTTCAAGAAGTTCAGAGAAGATAACAAGTCTCCACACTGGGGAGAAATTTCGTGTGGCCCTAACATGCTTCATAACTGAATCTGAATGGGGCAACACAGCATTGAAAACTGGATTCTTTTGGCGTATTTCATCCAATTTAGCATGGAAAATTAGGAATCTACGGCAGAACTCACCGGCAACTACTGCTCACTCACTCGTCTTCCACGCCGTCGAAGTGAGGGTTGGCCTGCCCATCGAATTTTTGCTGGGGCCGCCGCGGAGGAGGCAGCGGACGAGAGCAAATCCAGCGAGCCGCAGGCTGCAGATCCGGACGGAGGAAATCTAGGCGAGGCTCGCGCGGCGTCGGCGGGCAGGCGGCGGCCAGTGGTGGCGTTGCCACCGAGCCGCACGGGCTCTGGAGGTGGCGTGTGGCGGGCGAGGGGACTGCTGGAGGCGTTCGATGCCGGCCGGGGAGAAGGCAAGCGGGCGCGGCGGACGGCGCGGGAGTCGTCGGAGGCTCGGAGCCTCACACCGTCAGGTAACGGGGCCCGAGCAGGAGGATCCAACGGCTGAGGGCGCATCTTCAAGTTCACTGTTACGTTGTGTAGCCACCGTTACGTTTCACACAGTGCCAGAACCAGAAATGAACACGTGTACCCtcaaatcaaaaagaaaaaaaaatgaacgcGTGTACATAAACAGAGAAGGAAAATGTTTAGGAACGGCGGACCGGCCGAATGTTCAGCCGGTCACACCGCTCGCTCGCCTAGCACAGCTACCATACGCACCGCTCGTCGCGACCTTATCCTTTTCCGTTCGTCATCACTGACCACTCGTTCCCCTCCTTTTTCCTTCACGCACCTGCTGTTGCTCCTTCCATCCCCATCTCCTTCTATCTCCACACATGCTGCTTCCCCGTCCATCTCCACCTCCCAGCTCCCTCCCTCCATTCCTCCCTCGCTCCCTCCCTTGAGCGCGACCGCCCAAGCCTACTTTGCCACTGCAAGCTACGATAAGGATGGTGGCTTCCTGGAACAACGACCACGGCCACTGCACGGCGAGCTGCAACGGCGACGCCCACGGCCGCCGGTTGTGGGCACTACTGGCGCCAGAAGTTGCAACCTCGTCGTGGGGAGCTGCAATCGGCAACGCCGGGAGCTACAACCTCCTGTTGGCGGAACACCAGAGCTCGCCGGTCACCACGGTCATCATCGATTCTTTGCTACAACCAGTGTCAAAAATTGCTACAACCGGTCATGCTACAACCCACGGGCATGTCCTTTGCATCTCCGGGACCCCCTGCCTCAATTAAATCTCTACATTACCAGTTCAAATCAATGGTTGCAGCTTTTTTACGAGCCGGTTGCATCTTTTCCAATCACCAGTTCCAACATTTTTAATCGCCGGTTCCAGCTTCTGTTCAACTCATTTGCATCTTTTTTGATCACCGGTAGTAGCTTTCCAAATCGCCGGTTGCAGCTTTCCGAATCGCCGGTTGCAGCTTTCAAGAAGCCAATTGCATCTTTTCCAAACACCAGTTCCAGCATTTTTAATCGCCGGTTTTCCAGCTTAGCTCGTTGCATCTTTTTTGATCGCCGGTAGTAGCTTTTCGAAACGCCGGTTGCAACTTTCGTTTCAGCTGGTTGTATCGTTCTAAATTGCCTTTTCCAGCTTTTGAAAATGTTGCCGGTTGCAACTCGCCGGCCATCGTATTTCTTGCTACACCGGTGACCTGGCGGTGCTAGAAGAGCATCCCACGAGGGTACCTTTTTTTCTGCAACCGCTCAGCGCAAAGTTACAACCAGCACAAGCGACGGTGGAGCCGGTTCATGGTGACGGGGCTCCGGCGTTGCCTGTTTGCCGTTGGTGAAGCGAGCCATGAGCAGCATCAGGAGGGGGTCGGGGTGGGGGGAGGGAGCGGCGAGCTCGCCGGGAGCGCACACACAGGGGCAGGGAGGAGGAAGATTGGCTGCGGGGTGGGGGCCGATTTTTCTGGAAGCTTTGaccagaggaagaagaacgagttggGGTTGAGTGCCAGATCGGACGGTCCCTGCTCGCTGCATCGGGCGGCTGGCGTTCGACCGGCCCAATAGTTGGGTCGGTGCGCCAGCGCAGATAACCGCCCAACAGAGAAGCTACCGTGAAAATATCTCTTTCTAGCTTGATCAATTTATGTAAGAACGAAGCTAGTGACATTAAACTACTTCCTTTTCATTAGATTATATATGAGAGGTCTTCATGCTACGCCGAAGACTATGTAAATCGATCACATTAGATTATATTGCTATATAAATTCTCATAAGAAAATATTGCTACAAAGGTGAGCCACATAATAAAATTCTCATACATGATCCTTTTTAAGGACGTTCTGACACTTTTTTAGTTGAATCAATTGATTTCTCTCTCTTTATTTGTACCGCTGAAATGCATAGGTCAGAGCCCTGGACGTAATGGTGTGGCCAGGCCCAGGCAGGCCAGTCGGTGACCCAGGGTATGCCGTCGAATCTCTCTGCGGACTGTAACACCACACCCATCGTTTGATATTAGATTGTAGCATGTTTAGAGCATCTCTAGCGTAAAATCCCGACCGGCATAAGTCTTTTGCAGTTCGCGAAAAAGGGTATATGCAGGCCGACACTGGCGTGGACAGACTCAAACCCCCATATAATCAACCCGTAAAAAAAAGTATTCTCCGAATATACTGAATATATGCAGGTCGTCCTCTTCCTCGCGTCAATCCAGCGGACAGGTGGACGAGGGAAAACGCGAGGCGAACACGACGCGAGCGAAGACCAGGGCGGCCGGGGCGAGCGCGGCACGGGCGGAGGCCAGGGCGGCCGAGGCGAGC is a window of Triticum dicoccoides isolate Atlit2015 ecotype Zavitan chromosome 2B, WEW_v2.0, whole genome shotgun sequence DNA encoding:
- the LOC119362096 gene encoding probable LRR receptor-like serine/threonine-protein kinase At3g47570 isoform X1: MPSMFTLLYILLILFSVRTTILEAAQANKSEIDRQALLCFKSGISSYPLGILDSWSNNSLNFCGWKGVTCGTKFPPRVVSLNFNYARLSGKLSGCLGNLTFLSRMNLAYNNLSGTIPEDLGMLPNLHTLNLAGSYLQGNIPISLGASNSLSYVNLGNNTLTGGIPLSLTNCSSLNTLILSRNNLSGEIPSTLFDNLSKLTKVDLQKNSFTGLIPRFHKVTALKFLCLTENFLSGNIPLSIGNVSSLTSILLGQNKLSGLIPETIGHTTKLLELDLSFNSLSGNVPVSLYNMSSLKNFSVGSNGLVGQLPSYIGHSLPTLRSLIMGSNRLEGLIPTSLANMSNLQMLDLSDNSLNGRVPSLGSLANLSQLVLGSNLLEAHDWSFLTSLANCTQLTKLSLEGNGLNGSLPAAVVNLSTRLQDLSLGSNQISGSIPVEISNLVNLTSLRMESNFLSGSIPSTIGKLQNLYVLNLSKNKLSGQIPPSVGDITQLGKLYLDDNNLSGNIPDSLGQCKGLLELNLSTNSLDGSIPVKLFDRPPLSLGVDFSYNKLIGEIPSEVGNLANLALLNVSNNMLFGTIPEALGSCLTLLFLRMEKNMLEGQIPQSFRKLRSIQQINLARNNLSGSVPYFFGDFTLLDKLDLSYNNFEGQIPSGGCFRNSSMVVLDGNKMLCARVSMLGLRICDDTQTKNHVPLLRIVMIITPLIAGVLLLCLVVTVWKRRAQLTFPRCNKIPGVLCLVANRKKREAVANQKIREVVACSNHKETLKKISYGDILKATNWFCSVHTISSTCTGSVYVGRFKSDRSLVAIKVFNLNEPGGYGSYFTECEVLRSTRHRNIMRPMTLCSTLDSKNHEFKALVFKFMVNGSLDRWLHSEQHNVIPDRVLSFGQRICIATDVASALDYVHNQLTPPLIHCDLKPHNVLLDDNMTARLSDFGSAKFLLPGQVIRKSLVDVGGTIGYIAPEYGLGCKISVGADVYSFGVLLLELLTGKRPTDDMFIDGLTLPIFSESMFPGLVAEMLDPHMAHEEHQGCVEAWMQRYIVPLVALGLSCTVESPKDRPGMKDVCAKLSSLRDDFLERHHDD
- the LOC119362096 gene encoding receptor kinase-like protein Xa21 isoform X2, producing MNLAYNNLSGTIPEDLGMLPNLHTLNLAGSYLQGNIPISLGASNSLSYVNLGNNTLTGGIPLSLTNCSSLNTLILSRNNLSGEIPSTLFDNLSKLTKVDLQKNSFTGLIPRFHKVTALKFLCLTENFLSGNIPLSIGNVSSLTSILLGQNKLSGLIPETIGHTTKLLELDLSFNSLSGNVPVSLYNMSSLKNFSVGSNGLVGQLPSYIGHSLPTLRSLIMGSNRLEGLIPTSLANMSNLQMLDLSDNSLNGRVPSLGSLANLSQLVLGSNLLEAHDWSFLTSLANCTQLTKLSLEGNGLNGSLPAAVVNLSTRLQDLSLGSNQISGSIPVEISNLVNLTSLRMESNFLSGSIPSTIGKLQNLYVLNLSKNKLSGQIPPSVGDITQLGKLYLDDNNLSGNIPDSLGQCKGLLELNLSTNSLDGSIPVKLFDRPPLSLGVDFSYNKLIGEIPSEVGNLANLALLNVSNNMLFGTIPEALGSCLTLLFLRMEKNMLEGQIPQSFRKLRSIQQINLARNNLSGSVPYFFGDFTLLDKLDLSYNNFEGQIPSGGCFRNSSMVVLDGNKMLCARVSMLGLRICDDTQTKNHVPLLRIVMIITPLIAGVLLLCLVVTVWKRRAQLTFPRCNKIPGVLCLVANRKKREAVANQKIREVVACSNHKETLKKISYGDILKATNWFCSVHTISSTCTGSVYVGRFKSDRSLVAIKVFNLNEPGGYGSYFTECEVLRSTRHRNIMRPMTLCSTLDSKNHEFKALVFKFMVNGSLDRWLHSEQHNVIPDRVLSFGQRICIATDVASALDYVHNQLTPPLIHCDLKPHNVLLDDNMTARLSDFGSAKFLLPGQVIRKSLVDVGGTIGYIAPEYGLGCKISVGADVYSFGVLLLELLTGKRPTDDMFIDGLTLPIFSESMFPGLVAEMLDPHMAHEEHQGCVEAWMQRYIVPLVALGLSCTVESPKDRPGMKDVCAKLSSLRDDFLERHHDD